The region CGCTGGAGCGTACACCCGGGTGGGCGGGCGGGGCGGGGGAGCACCTTCGAATCCGGGAGAGGAAGGGGACGATGCAGCGAGCGAAGCGGCTGTGTGCCGTGGCAGCGGGGCTCCTGGCGGCGGGCTCGATGGGCCAGGTGGCCGCGGAGGGGCGGGCGCAGCAGGCGGGCGACCGGTCGTACCGCGTGGTCACCGTGGCCGAGGGGCTGGAGCACCCGTGGGGGATGGCGTTCCTCCCGGGCGGCGACGTCCTGGTGACCGAGCGGCCCGGCCGGCTGCGCGTCGTCCGCGGCGGCGTCCTGGCGCCGGAGCCCATCGCGGGGGTGCCGCAGGTCCGCGCGAGGGAGCAGGGCGGGCTGATGGACGTCGCCCTCCACCCCGACTTCGCGCGCAACCGGCTCGTGTACCTGAGCTACTCCAAGCCCGGGCCGCGGGGCGCCACCACCGCCGTCGCGCGCGGGCGGCTGGAGGGGAACCGGCTCACCGGGGTGCAGGAGATCCTGGAGGCGAAAGCCTGGAGCACCGGGGGCGACCACTTCGGCTCGCGCCTGGTCTTCGACGGACGCGGGCACCTGTTCGTCTCCGTGGGCGAGCGCGGGCGGATGCGGAACGCGCAGGACCTGGGCACCCACGCGGGGAAGATCCTGCGCCTGCACGACGACGGCCGGGTCCCCGCCGACAACCCCTTCGTCGGCTGCCCGGGCGCGCTCCCGGAGATCTACGCGTACGGGGTCCGCAACCCGCAGGGGATGGCTCTCCACCCGGCCACCGGGGAGCTCTGGGAGACGGAGCACGGGCCGCGCGGCGGCGACGAGCTCAACCGGATCCGGCCCGGGGCCAACTACGGCTGGCCGCTCGTCACCCACGGGATCGACTACAGCGGCCGGAAGGTCAGCGAGCGGACGGAGCAGCCGGGCGTGGCGGCGCCCCTGCACGCGTGGGTGCCCTCCATCGGCACCTCCGGGCTGGCGATCTACGACGGGGACCGCTTCCCGGGGTGGAAGGGGGACTTCTTCGTCGGCGGGCTGGCGGGCCGGCACCTGGCGCGGGTGCGGCTGGACGGTGCGCGCGTGGTGGAGCAGGAGAAGCTGCTGGGCGGGCGCGGCCATCGGATCCGCGACGTGCGGGTGGGACCGGACGGCTTCCTCTACGTTCTGGTGGATGCCGCGAAGGCGCCGGTGCTGCGGCTCGAGCCGGTCCGCTGAACCGGCGGCTCCCGCGGCGGCGGCGCACGGGTTACCTTTCGGCCGCCGCGCGCCGCACCGGGCGCGCCCGAACCGTGCGATCCACCCCGGCTGCCGGATCCCCAGTGCTGAACACACCCGTCGGACGCCTGCGCGCCGTCGCCCTCGTCGAGGGCGCATCGTTCCTCCTGCTCCTCGGCGTCGCAATGCCGCTCAAGTACCTCGCCGGCATGCCGGCCGCCGTGAAGGTGGTCGGCTGGGCGCACGGCGTGCTCTTCATGCTCTTCGCGCTCGCCCTGGCCGAGGTGGTGCTCACGCGGAGCCTGCCATGGAGCCGCATCGTGGCCGCGGCCGTCGCGTCGGTGGTCCCCTTCGGCCCCTTCGTGCTGGACAGGCACCTGCGCCGGGACGAGCAGCTCGCCCCACGCCGCGCGTGACCGTGCCGCGGCTGTCCTGATCCGGGCGGTCCGGTGCACGGCGGGGAGCGGGTTCCGGGCCGCGCCCCTTGCACTACCGCACCGCACGGCGCAACGTAGACACGGCTGCGCAGCGGCTCGCAGCCTCGGTCCCCGCTGTGAGCGACCCAAATGGCTTCCACGGAATCCCAGCCGTTCTCCTCCGTCCCGGAAGTCCGGGCGTCCGCCGCGCTTCCCGGAGACCTGGGCGCCGAGGCGGCGGCGGCGCTGCACACGGAGATGGAGCGCATCCCCCTCCGCACCGGCGACCCGGTCTTCGCCGGCCCGCACGGGGACGCCGCCCTGTACCTGGTGCTGGAGGGGCGACTGCACGCGGTGGAGCCCGACCCCGGCGGGGCGGAAGCGCTCGTCCGCGTCCTGCAGGCCGGCGAGGCGCTGGACGAGATGCAGCTGCTCGCCGGGAGCGCCCGTCCCGTCGTGGTCCGGGCGGAGGGCGACACCGTGGTGGGGCGGGTCCCGGGCGAGCGGGTGGACCACCTCGCGGCCACCCACCCCCCGATCGCGGCCGCCCTCCGGCGGCTCCACCTGCGCCAGCTGCTCTGCCGGCTGCACACCGTGTTCGGCACCTTCGACCGGGGACTGCTGGACGACGTGGAAGCCACCGCCGACTGGGTGCACCTCCCGC is a window of Longimicrobiaceae bacterium DNA encoding:
- a CDS encoding PQQ-dependent sugar dehydrogenase is translated as MQRAKRLCAVAAGLLAAGSMGQVAAEGRAQQAGDRSYRVVTVAEGLEHPWGMAFLPGGDVLVTERPGRLRVVRGGVLAPEPIAGVPQVRAREQGGLMDVALHPDFARNRLVYLSYSKPGPRGATTAVARGRLEGNRLTGVQEILEAKAWSTGGDHFGSRLVFDGRGHLFVSVGERGRMRNAQDLGTHAGKILRLHDDGRVPADNPFVGCPGALPEIYAYGVRNPQGMALHPATGELWETEHGPRGGDELNRIRPGANYGWPLVTHGIDYSGRKVSERTEQPGVAAPLHAWVPSIGTSGLAIYDGDRFPGWKGDFFVGGLAGRHLARVRLDGARVVEQEKLLGGRGHRIRDVRVGPDGFLYVLVDAAKAPVLRLEPVR
- a CDS encoding DUF3817 domain-containing protein, whose translation is MLNTPVGRLRAVALVEGASFLLLLGVAMPLKYLAGMPAAVKVVGWAHGVLFMLFALALAEVVLTRSLPWSRIVAAAVASVVPFGPFVLDRHLRRDEQLAPRRA